The genomic segment ATGGAGACGTAACAGGTTTGTCAACTGAGATCGTTCAGGCTGTTTTAGCAGAAACGGACATCGCTTATGAAATTCAGGTAAAACCCTGGAAAGAATCTTATGATCTTGCATTAAGCACAAAGAATAGTGTGCTATTTTCGACCAGTAGGCTGGAAAACAGAGAAGAATTGTTTAAATGGGTAGGACCAATTGCCCCAGCTAATTATTCGGTATTTGCTTTAAAAAACCGAGAATTTAATTTTCAATCACTGAAAGATCTGAAAAATTATAAGATCGGCATTACTCAGGGTGATGCAAGAGAAAGTTATTTTCAATCACATGATTTTGTTTTAGGAGAAGAACTGGTTGTAGGTGAAAGTAATACAGCGAATCTTAAAAAACTTATGAATAAGGAATTGGACCTCTGGCC from the Candidatus Cloacimonadota bacterium genome contains:
- a CDS encoding transporter substrate-binding domain-containing protein; protein product: MKIGIKVVLFLFMLITVSCAKQNLLFLTEEFPPFNFTKDGDVTGLSTEIVQAVLAETDIAYEIQVKPWKESYDLALSTKNSVLFSTSRLENREELFKWVGPIAPANYSVFALKNREFNFQSLKDLKNYKIGITQGDARESYFQSHDFVLGEELVVGESNTANLKKLMNKELDLWPMADAVAYYTVKELGYSHEDVIKNVFKLEDLTKDGYYMAVNLNTSDAVVKKLQTALDKIKSNGTYDSILKKWGL